The sequence below is a genomic window from Cicer arietinum cultivar CDC Frontier isolate Library 1 chromosome 6, Cicar.CDCFrontier_v2.0, whole genome shotgun sequence.
ATTCTAAATAGTGTGAATCCAAGATCTAAGTAACTCCCTTCAACTACCTCTGTTTCTTTGATCCGGTTTACATTATCAATCTTCGTGAACTTCTCTTTGTAACTGGCTGGGCCACGTATACCTCATCAAACTCCAATGAATGCTAGAATTTTAGACATTGTTTAAACACCTGAATGCTGTTAAATCACTTGTTAACAAGACTTAAAAAACCTATAACAATAAGGCATTAATAACCCATGttcaatttcaccaaacatcTTCTCTCTCTTTTCCACTAAACCTGCCTCTTCAATTTTAAATGCACACTCTGCTTCTCATATATGTATGGTTACTTACTATCATATGTGaaatgaaatatatgaaatatcACAGCAAAATGTCTTCGATGTGGTGTATGTAAAGATATAGGACGGCTTAAATTTCAATCATAGGCGCATTTTAACTCTAAATATATGCAAGTATAGTGTAATTGTTCAATTAGAATCCAACGATCCAAGATGGGCGACTATTTAtaagatgattttttattttttattttaaaaaaataatttaattgcaattttagtaatctatttttacttattcaataaattattttccctattttaaaaagtGTTTCCTACTTTTAATAtgttaactaaaaaatatgacgtaaatattttaaataacgtgatatATGATACGATAATGGATAATGATTAACGTAAAATATGTTAAACcgttatttttaagtttaaaaattcAAGAGAGACTAAAACTATTGATTTTTAAAGTATATGAACAAATtccataaattaataatagacTTAAATGCAGCTTTAGTACtcatattttaactaattcgTAATTTTGGTCGtcctatttttaaattcacaattttaatcctcttattttaaatgattcgtaattttggtccccctatttctAATTTCACCATTTTAGCCTCCTATTTCAACTGATTCTTAATTTTGGTTTCTTTATTTctaatttcacaatttttatctcctattttttaaaattgagacaTTTTGTCCTATCTAGAGATTTTAATTAATAGTTAGAGctagtaatttaaattaatattaatgatgttatcacaattatattattatttttaaaaaattaaattactacctctaattattaattaaaataaccataatataaaataaagggtcaaaaatatatttttatttttctaaaaattattgtgattcgttttatatctctatttattttttcaaaggtGTACATAAAAtcgcaataatttttttaaaaagtaaaaatgtatgttcatccattttattttattttgtgtttattttaattaataataagagctagcaattgttttaaaaattatttttaaaatatgagtagtgaattttatttttttaaaacatgagctacaatttcttttgaaaataagttcaagtattcattaaaaaaaataaaacgtgATCATTGACcgaaataatattataattaaatatataagtagaataaaatatctcaattttaagaaataggGAACCAAAATTacgaaattaaaaatataaggactaaaattaaGAATTAGTTCAAATAGATTGATTGAAAttgcaaaattaaaaataaaagtactaAAATTACGAATGAATTAAAATAGAAGAACTAAAATTGCATTTaaatcttaataataataaagagactataactacaattaaatttaaaaaatctaacaCTAAAACTGATACACTAATTATTGTTAAGAATCTTACATTATATTAAAttcaatctaaattttaaaaataatatcgaAATATCTTTTGGAACATACTCCATGTCCACTCTTAAGCGTAGGAGGAGATTTGTAATAtgctttcaattttttatattacattCTCCCCTTACGTCCAATAATCGTTTAAGTTTTAGGACTGTCATTTGTATTTATCTACTATTGATAGCTCATAAATGTGTCTCATCTATGATACTTAGTGAAAGATTGAAGattccttttttgtttgttgttcGGGGACGGCTATGTTAAACATGGAAATGGAGGTGGAGCCCGcctattgttttttaaatatagtataTATGGTTGATAATGATAAGAAAATTTATGAATctttaaatcaaaataagatGACTGagattaaaaaacctaatttaaaaacacatttgtttctttttagtagtatttctcataaatttattttaccttttCATGGTAATGGGATTGAAGAAGTTGAAAAGATAACatgaattttataataagtAATAGATTAATGagagaatatatatttattaaatggaCGTGGTAATAAatgatgaaaattataattgaagataaaaaagagagaaataattagagagatatataaaatttgaaatattaaaataaagaattatGATATAATAAGTGTAGgatacacttttatatattgTCTCTAAGATAACTTACATAAATACCTTGTGACTAacttaaatcaaatttaactaAATCTAACAATATGTTACAACCTCACATATTGAAAGTGTGTAATAATGTTTCCATATTGAGAAGAacaacacaaataaaaaaataatgtaactaATGAAggaaaattacaagaaaaagaATACAAGTAGTAATCGCACCGGTTAAACAAGAAAGTTGGTGTAGAAAGTAGTAGCGACCGATGTACATAATTTTCCGTCAAAGTCTTTGCCAACTTTGGGCTAATTTGAAAATCTTTCGTTGTTTTCACAACACTCACTCTAATATAGAATCAGGAATTTCAATCATCGATATTCAAATGTCAAATTTGACTAATAAAACTTAACCACCTTAAGATGGAAACACTAAGATAAATATATAACTACCATAACATATAAGATCAaacaaaatgataataattttactGTCATAGATAGAAgcacaaataattaaaaatgattaagtatagagaaataaaaattgtttcacTATCATATGaaagaaacatataaaaaaaccAATAATGACTGAAAGTCAAAGAAGCATACCACCAAAAAATTTGGAGTGCATGATATCCTTGAACAAATATTTGATATCTTACACTATTTAAAAAGAACTCATTGTGCGTGCTTGAGCATTAAACCAATAATACatcaaaagataaaaatctTCACTATCGATCAAGTACAAAACATAAACATCTTATGATTATCCAAATGAGATTTAACTAgccaacataaaaatatatctattcttgaaatgacacaaacaaaccatTTAAATTCATTTGTAAACTTGATTTACAAAGATTACAATTATGAAAAATACCAGCACTTCCATGAATTGAAAAGTTTATCTTGTGATATTGTGCAAGATACAGAAGACGATATTGAAATTTTCtcaagaaaaatatgaaaaagaaatGGAAAGAAATAATATGATTGGAGATTGAGATTTTCTTGAATAATAATTAGGATCATCTCTTCATAGACGACTTCATGACTTTTAGACTATGTTGAGAATCATGATTCAACCTAggaaagaaataaataattgaggagaaatactaaaattgaaataataatatgaaaaattatgatACAAAATTAGTGTAAAATACACTTTTAAGTAGTGCTCTTAAAATAACTTACATAACTACTTTATATCTAATCATAAGTAACttcaaacaataaaaacaatCAACACCGATTTTTGCACTTATCATGATCGAATTGCACCGATCAAGGATtcatttaatcaaaatcaataaacaatcaataatcaaaatcaacattCTGGTTGTTTGATTGATCAGACAATACATGATTAAATCGATAAGCAATTGACATTGCGACAACATAGTAGGCAATGAGAGTTTTGCGCAAATCACTTATGTCGTCACTTTTTTGTGATTCAACGTCAGCAATATATCATTCCTCCAATAAACACAACTATGTCAGTTAGTACTCAACAATTCCTATACAAATCTTTTGCATAAACCCTCAAGATTTTATTCAATGTTCATTTGAGTCAGTTACCAAAACCCTATATCAAAGGATCGACATTCACTATAACAGTTATAGAAGATGAATATCAATTAGGTTTGACGAGATGCAAGAATAACTTTCAAGGTAGAGTCCAAATGTCTATGGGTGATATAATTACGTTGTCGGTTTTACATGAAAAGCTTTTAACAATGAAAGATTTTACGAGTTCTCTTTTGCTTCTTTCAATGATTTGTAAAGTGTTTGAACAGTTGAATCTATAGTATGAAACCTGGTCTTCTTCGAATTTTCTCTTGGACGAAAGATTTCAATCCAGATTTGATAAGAATCACAAAGGCTCAATGTTGGATTCGTATATACGATATGTCTCAAGAATATTGAAGGCCAAAGATCATTTTCACAATTGTTTCAAGTATCTGCACTCCATTATCTCTTAATGAATCAACCAACTAAAACATGTTGGGACATTTGGCTCGAGTTTTGGTCGATTTGGACATATTATAAGAGTTGAAAGATTGCATTCTAGTAGAATGTAAATgatatgcatttttttatttacattgatTATTAAAAAGCGTCATTGTTTTTTGAATCATGTAAGGTTGTTGGACATTTCATTGACAATTGTCAGAAAAATTCTAATGGTAATGTAGTGACTCAATTTATTGAAGAAGTTACAGTTACATAGAAGTTGATAAAGAAGTTTTAAAATACTACAACTCTAGACAAGGTTGAAATTGAACGTATGTAGAGTAATAGTATTCATTGTTTTATTAACTCACCATTTATTAATCATATCTCCAACATTGATCTAGGAGGCACTGCTGTTTTTCAAGAATTTTCTCCATTTGATcaggaaaaaattgaaaaaaatcatgAAGAATTTTCTCCATTTACAAAGGGTTGATTTTGTGGATGAAAAATCCCTCACAAAGGACTCCAATTTCAGatggattttgtggcggcctaagtcctcacaaaatgacaacgttgtgattttgtgagggtttaggcagccacaaaatccagctacAATTGTAGttttttgtgagggctttttcagccacaaataaagacaaatttgaatttttgtatttgtgagggcttttttgatcactaatttgtgagggtttttttcggccacaaaatatttgtaaagttggccacaaaatgagtgttttcttgtagtggctTTTGACTCGTAATAAGTTGATTTTGAGGAGTTAGAAATTCCATAGACACTTCAAAAATCTAAAGCCTAGCCTACCCAAGGTcctaaaaatgtaattaataagGTCTTTGGTTTCAACATATCTAAACAAATTATTGGAGTGATGCAATATTAGAGGAGAACAAAGTTCAAAACAATCAAATCTCTTCGGATTTGGAAATCAACTCAAACGTTATGGTGTTGAATATGACATATACAAATGTTATTGTTACCGATGAGAATTAACTTCACAAAACTGCTCATGACTTGGAGAaatgcaaatttttttaaaaaaatagagatgttaGATAAACAAATTGTAGAGATGACGAAAAGACAACATATATTACTTTGCATAATCACTCTTACAACCTTTCATGAAGATAATTTCTAAGGCaatgaaaaagaatataaagaaggacattataatatataatttacgTTGAAGAGACAAAAAATCCAcatgatttgaaaaaaaaattacattttttttacttttttcttttctgtatTAGATTTATATTCCCTAactgttttcttttttctttttaatatatttttaggttaaaaaaataataaagaaatgaaGAGCTTTCCACGCGTGAGGACAATCAAACATGAAGATAAGGTAGAAGAGGGTGATATGCCACAAATGTACATAAGGTAACTTAGAGAGCCAACAAGTTAGGTTATTGTGCACATTTCTCTCAAATGTGATATAAGTGATATATTCATAATGTGATAGGAAGAAATATATTGAAAGAAAATGAGGTGTTGAATGAATGTTTGAAAACTTGTAGATATATATGTTTCATTGTTGGTCTGAGAGCTAAGAGAACATTAAAGTCTCTCTCCAAATTCTTAATGCAGATAATCATGAACATTCTCATAGATGAAAATGGTAAATTAGAAAAAAGACGAGGACAATCAAAGAACTTACTATGACATCTCAAAACATATTGAGAAGATTTACGTTTCTCAAGATTGCAAATCATTTGAGACATACTACATGATGATATGAATTATTGAAACAAAAGGTTCAAAGGAAAACaactttcataattttatttaaaagtagaTGATTACTACTTAATTTGCTTCTTTTGCAGCCTTGTTTCTTTGAAGGTAACTCTTGGCAACTTGTACAATCTTTACCAATGGCTGAATGGAAACAAGTGAGGCGTTGGCTGCTTCCTCTTCCTTCACTTCATACTCTATTGTAGATTTTATTATACTTGAGTCTTCACCTTTCTCTACTACCTCAAAACGAACTCTAAATAGTGTGAATCCAAAATCTAAGTAACCCCCTTCAACTATCTCTGTTTCTTTGATCCGCTTCTCATTATCAATCTTTGTGAACTTCTCTTTGTAACTGGATGGGCCAGGTATACCTAATCAAACTCCAATCAAAACCATCAATATCATTTTAACACTTAATTGATAGTCTTAAAACTTGaatgatataatataatttcataaaaCTGACTTTTAAACTAAATGTCATTCTTTATAAAGTGGACAAtaaattttggactaaaattcatattaggaggcaaaattttaaaatttttaaagctttaaattttaatttctagttTGAATCAGGTCTTGAGGCAAAAACAAACCATTCTATTAAAACACAATGatgtcaaatttaattttatacttCTAGAATCACTTTTGTCTCTCACAAAAGTAAATCATCCAAACCATCCATTTGTACACAAATATGTAGGTAGATGAGTCTATTAATAGTCACTTAGAGTGTATGGCTGATTTGCAAAGTCTAGgatttttatgatataataatcatatgtacaaaagaaaattaaatagcGAGTAAAGGAAGGATGTGTTTTTACAATTGAtggaaaataattataaagataaggattagatttttgtaatataaataaCCTGGAGCGAATGTTAATTTGAGAACAGTCCCAACCCCTCCATCTCCTTCAGTTATCTCCACCTTTTGAAACATTTCAGGCATCTCTTCCTCAACAAGTTTTCCAATTCTAAGGGCGCCAAACAGATCCCATGCTTCACTTGCCGGCACGTGCAGCTCTAACTCATGTTCAACTTCACCAAACatcttctctctctcttttgCACTAAACTTTACTCTTCAATTTTAAATGCACACTCTGCTTCTCATATATGTATGTGAAGTGAAATAGGAAATATCAACAAAAgcaaaatattaaacatttggTGGATGTAATGATATATACAGGACGgcttataattattaatactgACATCCTTGCGTTACGTCCGATAACCGTCTACTTTAGGACTCATTTTGTCCTTTTCTTCTCTAGCTCGTCAATGTGTCCtgtatatctttttttttttttttttctacttagagatattataattatattacccactttatttaattataatttatttgtcatGCTCAATGTTAAAAGATCTACATcatttgtggttttttttttttaaataatctattttttatcatcatattttcttttcaaaattttatatcaatttatcatctttttttaatatagtaGGAAGTCGCAGTATACAAATGATATTTTCTAAAAGAAGTCTATTTTTATGATATCgatgtagatttttttttttcaaatatagaaGTCGCCTTTTGAAGAAGGGACTTACATCCATTTCTTTTTAAACTTAACGAACTTGGTAAGTCTATCATTCACTAAGTCATACAATTCGATCGAAATTGTTATTCTTTCAAGGAGCATGAAACAATAAAGACAAGAGATGTGCGATCAATTGGTCATTTCGAAGTCAACATTCAAAGAAAATAGTGTGATTGTGGAAAATTTCATATTGTACGTGTGCATTGTTCACATGTTATAGTTACGTGTTCTTACGCTtgtcaaaactatttagtgTATATGTCTGACATAtacaaaattgttaatttataaacatCTACAAATTAGAATTTCCATCTATTCCCAATGAAGATTATTGGCTTCATATGAAGGTGAAACAGTGTACCACAATCCTAAAATATGACAAATTAGCAAAGGTCGTCCAACCATATTAGAATCGAACTAGACACTAGAGAACTAAGAAAATTCGGACTATATATGTTAActagagctgtcaaaaaagcCATCAACTGTTAGACTctcttaattttctttttattaaacccttaatattatgataattttgagattatttcttaaaatatttctcaaaataatttttttaaaatctcggCCGATTATTTAATGGGGCTCGCGGGCTTATAGGCCCCCaccaatattttgataattttgagattttttcttaaaatatttttgaaatttctttttttaaaaaaaaatcaaaagaaataaaaaaaatttattttctcaaaatttgataagaaaactaaataaaaatttctcgaaaaaaattgatttttttttctcgaatcaataaaaaaatttaaaaaaatcaaaaaaattttataggtgaaaaagtaaataaaaaattatttctaaaaaaaaattgtcaaaattctttttaaaaaaaaaatcaattttttttaaaacgtgGGCCTATAGGATcactaagcccacaaaattttaggggagtttttttttttagccttttaaattataaatttttttacctcCTCCAATATGTAGATTAGGTCCAATAATTAAGGGATTGTTAAATTGACAGTTCTACTTGTTAACGagacttaaaaaaaactatcaatAAGGCATTAATAACTCATGTTCAAGTTCACCAAACATCTTCTCTCTCTTTTCCACTAAAACCTGCCTCTTCAATTTTAAATGCACACTCTGCTTCTCATATATGTATGGTTACTTCATATGTGaaatgaaatatatgaaatatcACAGCAAAATGTCTTCGATGTGGTATATGTAAAGATATAGGACGCTTTAAATTTCAATCACAGGCgcattttaactaattatatgCAAGTATAATGTAAGCGTTCAATTAGAATTCCAACGATCCAAGATGGACGATTATTTGTAAgatgaatttttatttgtaattcttTAAAAAGTGACTTTATTGTACTTTTagtcatctatttttatttattcaataaattgttttctctattttaaaagttgtttccttattttaatattttaattaaaaaatgataacgtAGATGTTTTAAACAACGTGATATATGATACGATAATGCACAACGATTAATggttataaaattgaaataaaacgttgtagaaatttatatttcaacttcataatttttctctctctctctctctctctatatatatatatatatttttaatttaaccaataacatatgaataatgAATACATCTATATgttctatatcatagaattataagccacatcattaaaaatatatcaaatcgttattttttagttcGAAAATCCAAAAGAGATCAAAActatcgatttttaaaatagatgatcaattttgtgaattggtAATAATAGATAAATCAAAACTACATCAAATCTAAAAAAACTAACACTAAAATTGACATACTAATTATTGTTAAAAATcttacattaaataaaatatatttgtgttaAACTCCATccaaatttctaaaataatattaaaatatatctaagaCTTGTGTcatagcatagaaactcaaagaaggtcgtttctaacatcattggagcagttttaactaactaactaactaactaagtgGTTAGTTAATTAGTTGGTTACATACACTCAAActaacttgaattacacaaaactgaaaacggagaacgttcttcgttttcagtcacaaaccaagatcaatcttggttccAACACTCTCCCTTAATTCAAGTTTCTTCAATCAGGAGGTCTTCCACTACCATTAGCCAAAGTCATTACCATTAATGCATCATCTTCCATGACCCATGACAAAAGGTTCCACATATCCTCTAAGAACTTCACAAATTTGCTCTCCTTTTTCTCTTCCATCTTGTTTGGTCCAAACAATTGAAGATAATTTGATCATTCCTCTAATGTTAATCTTTCTCTTGAATATTTCAGCTGTTCAAGCACTTCCTTCATTAtaattcttttccttttaacTTTACTGCTATCACTTGACTTCACATAAAGCTTGCACTTCACTTTATGTACAACTACTACACCTTTTCCTTCTGACTTTTTCACAGATGGACAACTCAATTGTTCCAATTATTCAAAAGCATTTCTAATCTTCATTGTACTTTGGATATACTCATCATGATATTTTACCTCGGCAACATCCAATGTAGA
It includes:
- the LOC101513514 gene encoding norbelladine synthase-like, whose amino-acid sequence is MFGEVEHELELHVPASEAWDLFGALRIGKLVEEEMPEMFQKVEITEGDGGVGTVLKLTFAPGIPGPSSYKEKFTKIDNEKRIKETEIVEGGYLDFGFTLFRVRFEVVEKGEDSSIIKSTIEYEVKEEEAANASLVSIQPLVKIVQVAKSYLQRNKAAKEAN